Below is a window of Streptomyces sp. ITFR-16 DNA.
GGGGGAGGCCAGGTAGTCCATGACGCCCAGCAGCATCTTGACGCGCTTCTCGTCGGCCTTCTTGTTGATGGCGGTGTAGCCGACCGAGCCGTAGCCCATGCTGTAGCGCGGCTTCGCGCCGGACTCGGCGGCGAACGGCACGATGACGCCGAAGGGGAAGTCGTACGTCTTGGCGTCGACCAGGAAGCTGGGGAAGGACTGCACATAGGCGCCGAGGGACCCCTGCGACATCTTCTCCATCGTGGTGGAGAGATTGGGGTCCGGCCAGAAGAGACCGGCCTTGGCGACCTTGACGGCGAAGGCCACGGCCTCCTGGTACTCCTCCGTCTCGTACATGTGCGTCAGCTTGCCGCCCTCCAGCCGCCAGCCGCTGGGCGCGCCGAACCACTGGCCGAACTGGCCGATGTGGTTCACGTACGCCGGCTCCAGGACGTACTTGTTGCGCTTGGGGTCCGCGAGTTCCTTGCCCTTGGCCAGGAAGTCCTCGGCGCTGCTGAACTCGGCGCCGCCGACCGGCTTCCAGAAGTCCTCGTTGACGACGTAGACCTGGCCCATGGAGCCGTAGGCCACGGTGACACCGCGGATCTTGCCGTTGACCACGGCGGTCTTCCACGCGGAGGTCGGCAGGTTCGCCAGGTTGGGGTACGCCTTGACGGCGTCGCCGGAGAGGTACGGGGTGAGGTCGTGGAACTTGGCGTCGAGCAGTTCGGGGACCCGCTGGATGCCCTGGTTCGGCGGGAACCAGACCAGGTCGGGTATGTCGCCGCCGGCCATCATCGCGTTGAACTTGGTGAGGTACGCGTCCACGCCCTGGTCGACGACGATCGTCATGTCGAACGTCGCCCCGAGACGCTTGTTCAGCTCCTGCCAGTAGGCGTTCCTGGCCTGCGGCGGGGCGGGGGTGGTGAAGGTCTCGGTGAGCGCCGTGATGCGGCTGCCGTCGCCGGGCGCCTTGGCCACCGACTTGGTGAGCGCCTTGGGGTAGCGGAGGTAGGTGGCGTCCAGCCCCGCCGCGTTGCCCGCCAGGTCCGCGGGGGCGGTCTGCGCGGCGACGTAGGTGGGCAGCTTGAGCTTGGCCGATGCTTTGGCGCCGCCCTTGCTGACCGCGGCACCGCTGCCGCAGGCGCTCAGGGTCGACAGACTGGCTGCGGTGAGACCGGCGATTCCCGCGGCGCCCATGAAACCGCGCCGGGACAAGTGGGTGGACATGGGGCTCCTTGAGAGGTGTGGCGTGCGGGGGGCGTACGAGGGCGGGCGGATCAGCCCTTGACGGCCCCGGTGAGGACGCCCTTGACGAAGAACTTCTGGAGGAAGGGGTAGACACAGAAGATGGGCACGATGGCGATGATCAGCACCGCCATCTGCAGCGAGGTCGCGGGCGGCACCGCGTGCACGCCCATGGCCGAGGCGTTGATGCTCTGCCCGTTGAGGACGTAGCTGCGCAGGATCACCTGGATGGGGAACTTGCCGGCGTCGTTGAGGTAGAGCACCGCGTTGAAGAAGCTGTTCCAGTAGCCGACGGCGTAGAAGAGGCCGACCACGGCGAGGACCGCCTTGGACAGGGGCAGGACGATCCGGAAGAGGACCGTCACCTCGCCGGCGCCGTCGATGCGCGCCGCGTCGTACAGCTCCTCGGGAATGCTCTGGAAGAAGGAGCGGACGACCACGATGTTGAAGGCGTTGAGCAGCACCGGGAGGATCAGCGCCGCATAGGTGTCCAGCATCTTGAACTGCTGGACCGCCAGGTACGTCGGGATGATGCCGGGCGCGAAGAGGAAGGTCCCGAGCACCATCAGCAGGATCGGCTTGCCGAGGACCGTGCCGGGGCGCGAGGTGCCGTACGCGATCATCACCGTGCACGCCAGGCTGAGCGCGGTGCCGATCAGGGTGATGCAGATGGAGACCAGGGCGGCCTGGGTGACGACGCCGCCGGAGAGGATGACGCGGTACGCCTCCAGCGTCGGGTGGTGCGGCAGCAGGACGTAGCCGCCGTTGGCGTTCAGCTCCTCGCGCCCGGCCAGGCTGGTGCCGATGGCCAGGACGAACGGGTAGAGCACGATCACGGTGAGGACGGCCAGGGCGAGCGCCTTCGTGCCCTGCCCATACCAGTGGGGGCGCTCCATCCACGGCG
It encodes the following:
- a CDS encoding carbohydrate ABC transporter permease, whose amino-acid sequence is MSQQSVVARLRTARSGSRPRKSNGRPPWMERPHWYGQGTKALALAVLTVIVLYPFVLAIGTSLAGREELNANGGYVLLPHHPTLEAYRVILSGGVVTQAALVSICITLIGTALSLACTVMIAYGTSRPGTVLGKPILLMVLGTFLFAPGIIPTYLAVQQFKMLDTYAALILPVLLNAFNIVVVRSFFQSIPEELYDAARIDGAGEVTVLFRIVLPLSKAVLAVVGLFYAVGYWNSFFNAVLYLNDAGKFPIQVILRSYVLNGQSINASAMGVHAVPPATSLQMAVLIIAIVPIFCVYPFLQKFFVKGVLTGAVKG